Proteins encoded within one genomic window of Desulfobacterales bacterium:
- a CDS encoding 4Fe-4S binding protein → MAFNPIVDEEKCEGCEECVDVCPVEVFEMQDGKSVPVNADECLGCESCVEVCEANAIKIEET, encoded by the coding sequence ATGGCGTTTAATCCTATTGTTGACGAAGAAAAATGTGAAGGCTGTGAAGAATGCGTGGATGTTTGCCCGGTAGAGGTTTTTGAGATGCAGGACGGCAAGTCCGTACCTGTCAATGCCGATGAATGCCTTGGCTGTGAAAGCTGTGTCGAGGTATGTGAAGCAAACGCTATCAAGATAGAAGAGACTTAA